The window ATGAAGCAATTAGAGCAACTCGAAATAATATCAAAACCTAATAACCAGCATAATGAAAACCCACATAATTTATGGGATGAAGTTAGCCGTGATCTCATAAGCCATTATGGGCATGCTCTTTACAAAAACTGGTTTAGTAAAATTGCTTTCTACGAAAGGACAAAAAACAATAAATTATTGCTAGCAGCACCAAGTAATTTTGTCAGGGACTGGATAAAATCCAATTACTTTGAAACTATAATAAAGTTAGTTGCTCATTATGACCCTGAGGTAAAATCGGTCGATATTATTACCAAAGAACTTAATAACTTTTATGCTATAGGATCTCAGGAGCTACAAGAACCCATAAAAAATGAGGTTAAAAATCCTATAAATTTAGAAACAGAAGATGATGCTCTAGCCTTTTTAGATCAAAGATTTACCTTTGAAAATTTTGTTATTGGACCGCCAAATGAACTGGCCTATGCCGCAGCACTAGCAGTAGCTGAATCAAAAACAGCAGTTGCAAAATCTAATCCGTTGTTTTTATATGGAGGTGTAGGGCTTGGTAAAACCCATTTAATGCATGCTATTGCTTGGCATTCTAAAAAAGTAAATCCAAAAAGAAAAGTTTTATACTTGTCTGCTGAAAAATTTATGTATCGCTTTATAAAAGCTCTTCGTAATAAAGACGTAATGGCTTTTAAAGAAGAATTTAGATCAGTTGACGTGCTGATGATTGATGATATTCAATTCATTTGCGGGAAAGATAGTACGCAAGAGGAATTTTTTCATACCTTTAATGCTATTATTGATAATAATAAACAAATGGTTATTTCGTGTGATAGGTCACCGTCCGATCTTGATAACATAGAAGATAGAATAAAGTCCCGATTAGGGTGGGGACTAGTTGCCGATGTCCACAGTACTACCTATGAGCTGCGCGTCGGAATATTAGAATCCAAATTAGAGCAAATGAATATCAACATTTCTCAAAATGTTATCAATTTTTTAGCTGCAAAAATCACTTCTAACGTCCGAGAACTAGAAGGAGCTTTAAATAAAGTAATAGCCCATTCTACTCTAATAGGCAGAGAAGTGACTCTGGAAAGCACGCAGGATATTCTACGAGACTTGCTCCGCTCGAATGAACGAATAATTACCATCGAAGATATACAAAAAAGGGTAGCTAATCATTACAATATCAAAATTTCTGAAATGTCATCTGTTAGAAGAGCGAGAACCGTAGTAAGACCAAGGCAAATAGCGATGTATTTATCTAAAATCCTTACTCCAAAAAGTTTAGCAGATATTGGCTCTAAGTTCGGTAAAAAAGATCATACTACTGTGATCCATGCAGTAAAAAAAGTAGAACAGTTAATGGCTGAAGACGCTGATGTTCGGGAAGAAGTAAATTTGCTAACTCGGATGCTACAAAATTAATATTTAACTTTTAATTAAAAATCAAATTTCAATTATGTCTAAAAACGTAAATAACAATAGCTTAGAAATAATAGTTCAGACAAAAGAGCTTGCTTATGTCCTTAGTTTTGCAGCGTCAGTAGTTGAAAAAAGAAATGTTGTTTCAGAATTAAGTAATGTAAAATTAGTTGCTAGAGATGGAATTTTAGAAATCGGAGCAACAGACCTGGATCTATATTTAAATCAAACTATAGGCGCCGAAGTAAAAAAAGAGGGTCAATCAACCGTTTCAACACAAATTTTATCTGAAATAGTAAGAAAAATCCCAGATAAAGAAATAATCTTAAAACAAGATGCAGGTTCTGAACATCTGCATGTCATAGGTAATTCTTGTAAGTTCGATTTACTTACCTTACCTGCCAGTAATTTTCCCCAAATGGAAGATCTCGAAGCAGAAGTATCATTAAAAGTTAACTGTGAAGAATTCGCCCGTATTGTCGAATATACCAGTTTTGCAATGTCAAATGAAGAAACACGCTATAATTTAAACGGCATATATTTGCACGTCAAAAATGGAGAGTTTTTAAGTGCTGCTACTGATGCTCATAGGTTTTCAATAGCTAGTAGTAAGATAGAGGCAAATATTAACGATTTCGGGGTCATAATCCCTAAAAAAACTGTTGTTGAGCTGTTAAAAATTGTAAAAGATACCAAAAATATCCATTCTGATATATCTGTAACTCTAGGAGCAAACAAGGTTAAATTTGCTTGTAATAATTTGCTGCTGATGTCCAAATTAATTGATGGAAACTTTCCTGAATACGAAAGTTTTATTCCCACTTCCAATGAAAGTAAGTTAATAATTAATACCAAGCTTCTGGCCAGTGCAATAGATAGGGTAGCAACTGTTACAGTTGATAAATTCAGAGCAATCAAAATTTTGCTCAATGATACTTGCCTAGCGATTACAGCCACAGGAGAAGCAAAAGGGGCTGCTAATGAAAGTATAAATTTTTCTGACCACAAAGAATCGTATTGTAGTTTTTCCGGTAACAACCTTACTATTGGATTTAATCCTAGGTATATTATGGACGTTTTGGGAACACTAAAAGAAGAACAAGTGCATATATATCTTAATGACGCTTCCTCCCCTGCCCTTATTAAAACGTTAGAAAATCCCAGAGATAGCTTTGTCGTAATGCCTGTAAAAGTATAAAAATGCCGTCATTTAATGATACAAGGTTATTGCCTTATGAGGCAAAACTGGTAAGAGACATCATATTAGATATAGAAAAATATCCTGAATTTCTACCGTGGTGTTCGGATGCAGAATTATTATCAAACACTGAAAAGGAACTTATAGCCCAGTTAACAATTAGCTATAAGTTTTTCAGAGAAACCTATAAATCCCTTATCGTAACAACAGAAACCCCTGAGGGTTTTATAATAAATGTTGAAGCAATATCTGGCCCCTTTAAGAAACTAACTAATTTTTGGAACATCAGAAAAATAAATAATCAGTGTGAAGTAAAGTTTTCTATTGATTTCGAATTCAAATCGGTGATACTAGACGCTGTTATAGGAACATTTTTTTCTATGGCTACTAATAAAATGATCAAAGCTTTTGAAACTAGGGCTTACCACATTTCAAGAAATGGTGTGCTGTAATAGCAAATACTTAGTAAGAAAATATAGTAAAGTATATTTTTTTCTACGAGAGCCAGAAAGGTAGTGTTAGAATCGAAGATGTTTGATTGATTAACAAAATTATAATTAACAAGGAGAAGTTCATATGAACAAAGGAGATTTCATATCATTTATCGCTGACAAACATGACTGTACAAAAGCAGAAGCAGAAAGGGTAATAGATATGTTTACCAGTTCTGTTATCGGCGCACTTGGAAAAGGCGAAGAAATAACTCTAGTTGGTTTCGGTAGCTTTAGTGTAAGCAAGGTAGCAGCAAGATCAGGTCGTAATCCAAGAACCGGTGCGGCAATTCAGATAGCTGAGTATAATCAACCAAAATTTAAAGTTGGTCAAAAACTGAAGGACGCCTGTAATAAGAGAAAATAGTAACTACTGATCAACGATGGCCGTTATAGAGTGCGATGTCTGTAATATCATTGCACTTAACTCTAGTGGACTGGGTATTGGTATTTCAAATAACACTGCAGATACTTCTAAAGTAATTGAAATACCTTATACTGCTCCAGATGAAGTAATAAAATTTGAAAAACATCTTCACAAAAATCACTTATCTTTTACGATTTCTAAAATATTAACCCCTTCGAAATATAGGGTATCTCCACCATGTAAATACTTTACTGTTTGCGGGGGGTGCAGTTTGCAGCATCTTGAGATCAGTTACTATAAGCAATTCAAGTTAGACGTACTACACCAAACTTTTGCAAAATACGGTATAAGTTGCAAAATATCTCCGCTAAGATCTATCGGGGCTTCTAAACGCCGAAGAGCTATTTTAGAGGCTATAAAAAAACAGGATCAATTATTCTTAGGTTTTAAGAAGTTCCATTCACATCAAATAGTAAATATTGAGAGCTGTTTGTTACTCCTGCCAGAATTATCAGATTTAATAGGTAAGCTAAAGGTTATCCTCAAAGAGTTGTTGGTAGATAAAGAAAAATGTAAAATATTTATTACAAAAGCAGATAACGGTATAGATTTAATTATTGAAATAAAGAACCATAATTACCTTTCTTTAACAAAAGCACAAATCCTTAAAGATTTTGCAATAAATAATAATATCATTAGATTTACAATAATTAATGACGATAAATGGAATCAAATATATTTCGCTGAAAAACCATATATACTATTTGAACATACAGCAGTAACTATCGATAATCATAGCTTTCTCCAAGTTAGTAAAGAATCAGATGTTATCTTAGCAGAACTTATAAATCATATTTTTTGTAAATTAGAAAACGCTGGTAATAAAGAATTGCAAATTGCTGATCTTTTTTGTGGAAGAGGCACTCTAACGATTCCGGCAAGCAAATTTGGCAATGTAAATGGATTTGAAACAGAAATAGCTGCCGTTAAAGCCTTAACAGCAGCAATTAATAATTCAAAATTAAAAGCCCTAATATATCAACGTGATTTATTTAAGAAACCGTTAGAGTGGGATGAGTTAAACAAATATGACGCAGTAATTATTAATCCGCCAAGAGCAGGTGCAAAAGCGCAATCCAAACTGCTTGCTACTTGTACGGTTAAAACTATTATATATTTATCGTGTAACCCGGAAAGTTTTGCTCAGGATGCAAAAATCATTATGCGTAACAAACGATATAAACTTGAAGAGGTAACCCCTATTGATCAATTTCAATGGAGCTACCATATCGAATTATTGGGGATATTTAAGTTGGCTATATAAAATTTAAGAATAACTTAGCACTTACTAAATCCAAAAAGTTGAAGGATTAGGATAAGGCAAATCTTGAAATAAAAAGCGTAGTGCAAACATACTTCTTATTACTAGCCACACAAACACGGCAATATACAGAACAAATCCCATAAAAATCAAATTTTTTATTAGCGACAGTACAAACCACACCATGTAAATATAAAAGTTTTTCGCAATCATCCCTTGACATTCAATAATAGATTGTATATTACTGATATATTTGGTCAGTTTTATAATAATTTATTATGTTGGAATTTTTTAAACAAGTTTCTAATACTATTGTCAGTGATTATATCAAAGATTGGCTGGACAGTAAAGCATTACCTTCTTTTGCTTTTATTTGCAGTAGTTTGGGGTACTATATGTTAACGCAACAGTTTTTAGGTGCTATATTTTTATCTCTACCTCTCGTTTATTTAGTACATAAATGTAAGCAAAATTATAGTATTAAGGATAAATTATTGATAATTCCAGAACCTAGATTAGAATTTCCAGATAATAATATACACAACATTCGAATTGCTATGTCAGTTTATAACTGTTCTACTCAGGTGATTAGTTGTTTTTTAGACCAAGAAAAGACAGTTATAATTGTTAATGGTCAGACACATCAAAAAGATGAAATAGATGTAATAAATAAATCATCAGTTTTACTTCCACCTTATTACCTTTCTAATGCAGCGACAGGGATAATTAAAGTAAAAGATATAAACATAGCTAAATCTTTAAAAATTACAGCAACTATTGCTTTAAAATACGGTATTTTAAATAATGAAAAATATGAAGTTTATCATAAAGTACATATAGAAGGTATTTTAAATCGTTTAGAAAATGGAAGTCTCTCTATTCAATTCGTTAGAAAACCGCCTGTTGTAAAATCAAATTAAATACACAACCATTTTCTCTAGTATTATATCTAAAAGCAAACTCATCAACATACTTTTGAAGATGCTTAGCTGATACGTGGTGATATATGCCGAGTATTCCACGCTTTAGAGTTCCCCAAAAGTTCTCCATATTGTTGGTGTGAATGTTACCGCTGGCTACATATTCTTTCGTATGGTCTACTCTTAAATGGATATGGCTTGTTTTCTTACCGAGGATATTATATCCTTTGAACTCATCGCTAATAATGACGCTATCTTGGGTTATAACTTGATTCAATACATCTAATAGCTGCTTACCTGTTAATTTCTTGCCATCGTTGTTTTTAATCATAACTTTAGCAAATACAGACTTATTTATCTTATCAATACAACCAACAACAACGTTCTTTTTAGTACCACGCCCCCTTTTATTTACTGGTGGTAAGTTATCGTTATCATCATCTCTATTGTTTTTCTTCCTAGGTCTACCGCCTACATAGGTCTCATCCACTTCAATTAAAGTACCAAAAAATTGCTGGTTTTCAATATTACCCATAGCAAGCCTGATTTGCTTAAGCATACGCCAAGCCGTTTTATAAGTAACGCCTATTTCTCTTTTTAGTTGGTAGCCTGATATACCTTTTTTACTATTTAAAAACAAGTGAATAGCATAAAACCATTTACGTAAATCAGTGTCAGACTTCTCAAATATTGTCCCTTTGAAGATTGAGAAACCTTTATTACAGAAGATACATTGAAAATTTTTAGGTGTATCTCTTCTGTGTGTTAATCTGTCGCTCCCGCAATGTCTGCAAACGGGTTTATTATTATACCTAATTGTGATAAAGTACTTTATACAATCAAGTTCAGTAGGAAACTGTTTGTTAAATTCAAAAAAGTTCATAATTCTTTACCTTATTATAAACCTAAGTATAAACTATTATCTATTGAATGTCAAGGGATGATTGCGAAGTTTTTTAATGCAAATAAATAATGGCTTTGCCACAACTTATTATGACTTGACTTGTTGGCATAAGCAAAGACTCCACCTACAAAAGGAGTCATCGGATTCATCAACCCAATTAAATATAATATATATATTAAAGTTATGTTCTTTTTCCCGGGTTGCAAATATGTGTTAATTTTATTACGCATTAACTAAGTTCTCCCCTTTTATTATCTCCATGGCTATTTGCTAAATTTTTTAATACTGCAGCAAGTATACTACCACTTTTGATATATCCTATCTCATTCTCGGTATAAACCTGCATTATAACATCAAACGACTCATTTTCGCCATTACTGCGCTTTATCAAGCATTTTAAAGGCTGATAAGGATTCATATCTCTACTTATGCCCAAAATACTAATTTCCTCATTACCTTTGAGATTCAAATCTGACCACTTTTGTCCGTCCTTGAAAGAGAGGGGTAAAACACCCATACCAACTAGATTTGATCGGTGAATTCTTTCAAAACTTTCGGCTATAACAGCTTTTACTCCCAGTAAACTTGTACCTTTTGCTGCCCAATCCCTTGAGGAGCCAGTACCATATTCTTTACCGGCAAAAATTACTAATGGTATAGATTTCTTTTTATATTCCATAGCTGCATCATAAATACTCATTTGCTGACCATTTACATGATTAATAGTTATGCCCCCTTCTATCCCAAGGCATAGATAATTCTTAATGCGACCATTAGCAAAAGTTCCTCTCATCATTATTTCGTGATTACCTCTTCTTGCTCCATAAGAATTGAATTCAGCTTGAGTAATTCCCTTATCCATCAAAAATTTTGCTGCAGGACTATTTTTGCTTATTGAACCGGCTGGAGAAATATGGTCTGTAGTAATTGAATCACCAAACAAAGCAAGTATTCTAGCATTGTTGATGTCATTTAATACCTGGGTCGGTTTATTAATATTTTCAAAATATGGAGGATTATTAATATATGTACTGTTACTATTCCAGTTGTAAGTATCAGTTTCTTTAACTTCTATATTCTGCCAATTTTTATCACCCATAAATACGTTTTTGTATTTTTCTTTAAACATGCTCGTTGTAATACAGGAATCAATATACGATTTAACCTCCATATTAGTTGGCCAAATATCTTGTAAATATACTGCTTTACCATTTTTATCATTCCCGATCGAATCCTTATCAAGGTCAATATTTAATGTTCCGGCAATAGCATAAGCTACAACTAACGGCGGTGAAGCCAGATAATTGGCTCGAACAAGAGGATGGATTCTACCTTCAAAATTTCTATTTCCCGATAAAACTGATGCAACAGCAAGATGGTTATCGGTTATCAATTTTTCTATTTCGGGTTTTAGTGGACCTGAATTACCTATACAAGTAGTACAACCATAACCAACAAGGTTAAATCCCATAAAATCCAAGTATTTATCCAATCCACCTTTTTTCAGATATTCAGTAACTACTTGAGAGCCAGGAGCAAGGGAAGTCTTAACCCACGGCTTAGGTTTTAAACCTAACTTATAAGCTTTTTCTGCAACTATACCGGCAGCTACCATAACAGAAGGATTAGACGTATTGGTGCAGCTAGTAATAGCAGCAATTACGACATCGCCATTCCCTAATTTATAACCTGCGGAACTAACATTAAATTTATTATCGATAGATGCTTCATTACCAGCAAGTGATGGCAATGCTTCTTTAAAATTGTTCTTTACGTGCCCTAAAGCAACCCTATCTTGAGGTCTTTTAGGACCGGCAAGAGAAGGCTCAAGCGTTGATAAATCAAGTTCAAGAACATCAGTGTATGTTACACCGTTAGAGTTTCTCCAGAAAAGCTGATTCTGAGCATATTGCTCGACTACTTTAACTCGATGAGAATCCCGACCGGTTAGCTCTAAATACCGAATTGTTTCCTTGTCTATTGGAAAAAATCCACAAGTTGCTCCATACTCGGGTGCCATGTTAGATATGGTAGCTCTATCGGCTAAAGACAAATTATCAAGACCAGAACCAAAAAATTCTACAAACTTACCCACCACACCTTTTTTCCTTAACATTTGCGTAACTGTTAACACTAAATCCGTAGCTGTAATGTTACCTTGCAGAGAGCCAGTTAGCTTAAACCCTATTACTTCTGGTAATATCATAGGTAGTGGCTGGCCAAGCATTGCTGCTTCAGCTTCAATCCCCCCTACCCCCCACCCAAGTACCGATAATGCGTTAACCATAGTAGTATGGCTATCTGTTCCAACTAACGTATCAGGATATACTAATTCTCCTTCCGTATCATTTTTTATCCAAACAGTTTGGGCTAAATATTCCAGGTTTACCTGATGGCAAATACCAGTACCAGGCGGAACAACTCTAAAATTACTAAAGCTTTTTTGCCCCCACTTTAAAAACTCATATCTTTCCAAGTTTCTTTCTACTTCTTTGCCAACATTTTCGGCAAAAGAAGTAGGTGAACCATAAGAATCCACCTGAACAGAATGGTCAATAACCAGGTCTACCGGAATCAAAGGGTTGATTTTGTAAGGGTTAGCTCCAAGAATCTTTATTGCATCACGCATAGAAGCAAGGTCTACTATTGCCGGAACTCCGGTAAAATCCTGCATTAATACTCTTGCAGGGTAAAAATTTATCTCTTCTGATGGAGTCTTAAGATTTAACCATTTTTTAAAGGCAGAAAGACGCTCTTGATTTCCGCCATTCCTTAAAACATTCTCAAACAAAACCCTTAAAGAAAAAGGCAATTGTTCAAGATCTAAACCAATATCTTTTGATGCTTCTTTTACGTCAAAAATCCAATAATTTTTACCGTCAAATTTTACAGATTTTTTATATTGCCGATTTTGTTCATTAGACATAAAATAACCTCACCCAATTTTTTATACTGATTTAGAATTATGAGTAGCACCTGCACAATATCCATGGTAATAAAACTGTATATTAAGTACAACTAATATTATTAACGTTTACGGTTTATAAGAAAATTTATTATCGGTAGTGTATAAAAATGCTCTCTCTAAGTTCTGTCTGCATAAATACTAATGAATCTGAACTTATAAAAAACCTTTCTATAACCTTTCTGCCTAGTGCAATAGCTTATTTTAGAGGGAAAAACGGATGCGGCAAAACATCCTTGTTACGTGCCATCGCCGGAATAAAAGGGGTATCTTCAGGACAAATTACTTTTGGTAAAAATAATACACCAATAGAGGAGCTACCAAAACCATACTGCATTTATATTGGTCATAAAACTGGTGTAAAACCAGAATTAACTGTAATTGAAAACATAGAGTTCTGGGCTAAAACATACAATTCACCTGAATTAGTGGCTGCCGCTATTTTTTATTTTCAACTTGAAGAGTATATACATACCAAATGCTACGCCCTTTCAGCTGGTCAGCAACAGAAAGTTGCCTTGGCTAAATTGCTTGCTTGTTCTTCCCAGGTTTGGTTACTTGACGAAGTTGAAAACAATCTTGATTCAATTAGCAGACAGCTTTTAACTAACCTGCTTATTTCAAAAGCCAATAACGGTGGCATAATAATAGCTAGCTCGCATACCGAAACTTTGATTGATTCCGCCTTAATTATAGATTTGGCTTCTACTTCCTAGCCATATTTATTTTATTAAATTGGTGAAGAATTATTTGAAATTGTCTAAGAGCCTATGTTAGGATGCAATCCTGCGGGTGATAAAAATCACCCCCAATCTTAAATTTTAATTTTTTAATGATCCACTTTATAAAGCACGAATTCTTTCTCCAAAACAAAACATGCAACTTAACCAAATATTTTTTTATCTTTTTTGTCTTTTGCAATGGTAGCATAACTATAGTAAGCTCACATGATAAAATTGCTAATTTGGGTATTATTTTTGCTGTGATTTCTATACCACTTTCATTAATTGGTATTGCCGCAAATTTTTTAAAATCAGAAGTTGAAGATGGTTCATTAGAGATGTTGCTTACATCATTTAAGCCTATTCAAATAATTTTAGCTAAATACCTTGGTTTATTTATCTGTGGAAGCATAGCTTTTATGTTAAACATCCCAATTTCATATCTCCTGTTTAATATAGATGTATTCCAGTTAAACTTGGTAATTATTACCGGATTATCATTAATGGCCACAAGCTGCGGGGTAATAATTTTAATATCATCTATCCAGTGTTATTTCCGTTCAAATACCCATTTGCTTTCAACTTTACTCCTTCCGCTAATTATACCAAGTATTATACTTTCGGGTATTATTATACAAAGCGAAAACAATAGCTATTCCCTTTTCTTAATAATGACCGGAGTAAACTGTATTATTATCCCGATATCTATTTATCTATCAAGCTACCTAATTGAAAATATTTACAACATATAAACACAAATATTTGGTAATAGAAGAAAATATCATTTCTTCTACTAATAATTCAGTTTACACTGGAGACAAGATTTTAAGCAATTAACGCAATAATTAACTTAATTAGGATTTAAGTTATGTTCGACTCGTTTATAGGAAAATTTAAAGTGCTTTTTAAAAGCCCGTTTACAGTTTTTGTTTATGGTATTTTAAGTAAATGGTTTATTACTATTTTTATTACTGGAATTGTTGTTGCATACTGGGTTTTCAAAGGTCTTAGCGATGCAGGAATATTAAAAAAAGCTGAAGACATAGTATTTGATGCACTCATCCAAACAAAATCAGTAGCCCAATATTGCATCCCTAAAATAGCTCATTTTGGCGATTTTTGGGCTTGCTTACAGGATCCCCCGGCATATGTACCAAGTGATGAAGAGGCGAAACTAGAGCAAGGGATGAAAAAAATTATAGATCCGATAAATTATAACAAACCGAACCCTTATGATAATGAGGACTAAACAAAATTTTATTTAATTTATTGATATAATAAATTCATGTTTATATAATGCCAAGAAGTTTAATAGTGATTGAAAATAGACCACTTATGTCAGACGATAATTTTTCAGAAAATTCAAATAAAACCACAAGAAGAGATTTTGTAACCCTTACTGCAAGTAGCCTAGCAGCAGTGGGAGTTGCTTGTAGTGCATGGCCGCTTGTTGATTCCCTGAATCCATCTGCAGATGTA of the Candidatus Megaera polyxenophila genome contains:
- a CDS encoding chromosomal replication initiator protein DnaA, whose protein sequence is MKQLEQLEIISKPNNQHNENPHNLWDEVSRDLISHYGHALYKNWFSKIAFYERTKNNKLLLAAPSNFVRDWIKSNYFETIIKLVAHYDPEVKSVDIITKELNNFYAIGSQELQEPIKNEVKNPINLETEDDALAFLDQRFTFENFVIGPPNELAYAAALAVAESKTAVAKSNPLFLYGGVGLGKTHLMHAIAWHSKKVNPKRKVLYLSAEKFMYRFIKALRNKDVMAFKEEFRSVDVLMIDDIQFICGKDSTQEEFFHTFNAIIDNNKQMVISCDRSPSDLDNIEDRIKSRLGWGLVADVHSTTYELRVGILESKLEQMNINISQNVINFLAAKITSNVRELEGALNKVIAHSTLIGREVTLESTQDILRDLLRSNERIITIEDIQKRVANHYNIKISEMSSVRRARTVVRPRQIAMYLSKILTPKSLADIGSKFGKKDHTTVIHAVKKVEQLMAEDADVREEVNLLTRMLQN
- a CDS encoding DNA polymerase III subunit beta, with the protein product MSKNVNNNSLEIIVQTKELAYVLSFAASVVEKRNVVSELSNVKLVARDGILEIGATDLDLYLNQTIGAEVKKEGQSTVSTQILSEIVRKIPDKEIILKQDAGSEHLHVIGNSCKFDLLTLPASNFPQMEDLEAEVSLKVNCEEFARIVEYTSFAMSNEETRYNLNGIYLHVKNGEFLSAATDAHRFSIASSKIEANINDFGVIIPKKTVVELLKIVKDTKNIHSDISVTLGANKVKFACNNLLLMSKLIDGNFPEYESFIPTSNESKLIINTKLLASAIDRVATVTVDKFRAIKILLNDTCLAITATGEAKGAANESINFSDHKESYCSFSGNNLTIGFNPRYIMDVLGTLKEEQVHIYLNDASSPALIKTLENPRDSFVVMPVKV
- a CDS encoding ribosome association toxin RatA; this encodes MPSFNDTRLLPYEAKLVRDIILDIEKYPEFLPWCSDAELLSNTEKELIAQLTISYKFFRETYKSLIVTTETPEGFIINVEAISGPFKKLTNFWNIRKINNQCEVKFSIDFEFKSVILDAVIGTFFSMATNKMIKAFETRAYHISRNGVL
- a CDS encoding DNA-binding protein HU, which produces MNKGDFISFIADKHDCTKAEAERVIDMFTSSVIGALGKGEEITLVGFGSFSVSKVAARSGRNPRTGAAIQIAEYNQPKFKVGQKLKDACNKRK
- a CDS encoding RNA methyltransferase, with the translated sequence MAVIECDVCNIIALNSSGLGIGISNNTADTSKVIEIPYTAPDEVIKFEKHLHKNHLSFTISKILTPSKYRVSPPCKYFTVCGGCSLQHLEISYYKQFKLDVLHQTFAKYGISCKISPLRSIGASKRRRAILEAIKKQDQLFLGFKKFHSHQIVNIESCLLLLPELSDLIGKLKVILKELLVDKEKCKIFITKADNGIDLIIEIKNHNYLSLTKAQILKDFAINNNIIRFTIINDDKWNQIYFAEKPYILFEHTAVTIDNHSFLQVSKESDVILAELINHIFCKLENAGNKELQIADLFCGRGTLTIPASKFGNVNGFETEIAAVKALTAAINNSKLKALIYQRDLFKKPLEWDELNKYDAVIINPPRAGAKAQSKLLATCTVKTIIYLSCNPESFAQDAKIIMRNKRYKLEEVTPIDQFQWSYHIELLGIFKLAI
- a CDS encoding transposase, yielding MNFFEFNKQFPTELDCIKYFITIRYNNKPVCRHCGSDRLTHRRDTPKNFQCIFCNKGFSIFKGTIFEKSDTDLRKWFYAIHLFLNSKKGISGYQLKREIGVTYKTAWRMLKQIRLAMGNIENQQFFGTLIEVDETYVGGRPRKKNNRDDDNDNLPPVNKRGRGTKKNVVVGCIDKINKSVFAKVMIKNNDGKKLTGKQLLDVLNQVITQDSVIISDEFKGYNILGKKTSHIHLRVDHTKEYVASGNIHTNNMENFWGTLKRGILGIYHHVSAKHLQKYVDEFAFRYNTRENGCVFNLILQQAVF
- a CDS encoding NADH dehydrogenase subunit G — encoded protein: MRNKINTYLQPGKKNITLIYILYLIGLMNPMTPFVGGVFAYANKSSHNKLWQSHYLFALKNFAIIP
- a CDS encoding aconitate hydratase gives rise to the protein MSNEQNRQYKKSVKFDGKNYWIFDVKEASKDIGLDLEQLPFSLRVLFENVLRNGGNQERLSAFKKWLNLKTPSEEINFYPARVLMQDFTGVPAIVDLASMRDAIKILGANPYKINPLIPVDLVIDHSVQVDSYGSPTSFAENVGKEVERNLERYEFLKWGQKSFSNFRVVPPGTGICHQVNLEYLAQTVWIKNDTEGELVYPDTLVGTDSHTTMVNALSVLGWGVGGIEAEAAMLGQPLPMILPEVIGFKLTGSLQGNITATDLVLTVTQMLRKKGVVGKFVEFFGSGLDNLSLADRATISNMAPEYGATCGFFPIDKETIRYLELTGRDSHRVKVVEQYAQNQLFWRNSNGVTYTDVLELDLSTLEPSLAGPKRPQDRVALGHVKNNFKEALPSLAGNEASIDNKFNVSSAGYKLGNGDVVIAAITSCTNTSNPSVMVAAGIVAEKAYKLGLKPKPWVKTSLAPGSQVVTEYLKKGGLDKYLDFMGFNLVGYGCTTCIGNSGPLKPEIEKLITDNHLAVASVLSGNRNFEGRIHPLVRANYLASPPLVVAYAIAGTLNIDLDKDSIGNDKNGKAVYLQDIWPTNMEVKSYIDSCITTSMFKEKYKNVFMGDKNWQNIEVKETDTYNWNSNSTYINNPPYFENINKPTQVLNDINNARILALFGDSITTDHISPAGSISKNSPAAKFLMDKGITQAEFNSYGARRGNHEIMMRGTFANGRIKNYLCLGIEGGITINHVNGQQMSIYDAAMEYKKKSIPLVIFAGKEYGTGSSRDWAAKGTSLLGVKAVIAESFERIHRSNLVGMGVLPLSFKDGQKWSDLNLKGNEEISILGISRDMNPYQPLKCLIKRSNGENESFDVIMQVYTENEIGYIKSGSILAAVLKNLANSHGDNKRGELS
- a CDS encoding cytochrome c biogenesis ATP-binding export protein CcmA produces the protein MLSLSSVCINTNESELIKNLSITFLPSAIAYFRGKNGCGKTSLLRAIAGIKGVSSGQITFGKNNTPIEELPKPYCIYIGHKTGVKPELTVIENIEFWAKTYNSPELVAAAIFYFQLEEYIHTKCYALSAGQQQKVALAKLLACSSQVWLLDEVENNLDSISRQLLTNLLISKANNGGIIIASSHTETLIDSALIIDLASTS
- a CDS encoding heme exporter protein B (ccmB), translated to MIHFIKHEFFLQNKTCNLTKYFFIFFVFCNGSITIVSSHDKIANLGIIFAVISIPLSLIGIAANFLKSEVEDGSLEMLLTSFKPIQIILAKYLGLFICGSIAFMLNIPISYLLFNIDVFQLNLVIITGLSLMATSCGVIILISSIQCYFRSNTHLLSTLLLPLIIPSIILSGIIIQSENNSYSLFLIMTGVNCIIIPISIYLSSYLIENIYNI